In Methylotenera mobilis JLW8, the following are encoded in one genomic region:
- the rpoC gene encoding DNA-directed RNA polymerase subunit beta' → MKALLDLFKQVTQEEEFDAIKIALASPEKIRSWSYGEVKKPETINYRTFKPERDGLFCAKIFGPIKDYECLCGKYKRLKHRGVICEKCGVEVTLSKVRRERMGHIDLASPVAHIWFLKSLPSRLGMVLDIALRDIERVLYFEAFIVVDPGMTPLTRGQLLTEDDYLAKVEEYGDEFNAVMGAEAVRELLRTMDIEREITTLRQDLGATGSEAKIKKIAKRLKVLEAFQKSGIKPEWMILEILPVLPPELRPLVPLDGGRFATSDLNDLYRRVINRNNRLKRLLELKAPEIIVRNEKRMLQEAVDSLLDNGRRGKVMTGANKRPLKSLADMIKGKGGRFRQNLLGKRVDYSGRSVIVVGPQLKLHQCGLPKKMALELFKPFIFHKLEVLGLATTIKAAKKKVEEEGPEVWDILEDVIREHPVLLNRAPTLHRLGIQAFEPILIEGKAIQLHPLVCAAFNADFDGDQMAVHVPLSLEAQMEARTLMLASNNVLSPANGEPIIVPSQDIVLGLYYMTREKVNARGTGMRFSDVKEVQRVFDQGLIDLHAKVTVRIKEYDLDLDGVKTEKTTRYETTVGRALLSDILPAGLPFSHIDKALKKKELSKLINASFRKVGIRETVIFADQLKNTGYSYATKAGISISINDMLVPLEKEQLIAAADAEVKEIEDQYVSGLVTQGERYNKVVDIWGRAGDKVADAMMKQLKEEDVLDADGNQLKDANGKVVRQESFNAIYMMADSGARGSAAQVRQLAGMRGLMAKPDGSIIETPIKANFRDGLNVLQYFISTHGARKGLADTALKTANSGYLTRRLVDVTQDLVVTEHDCGTSEGLVTKALVKGGEVVEPLHDRILGRTTALDIINPETQTVVYPAGTLLTEDEVEHIDALGIDEVKVRTALTCDTRYGICAKCYGRDLGRGKLISMGESVGVIAAQSIGEPGTQLTMRTFHIGGAVSRAASVSQVESKSNGVISFTSTMRYVTNARNEQVVISRNGEVIIADENGRERERHKVPYGATLQTADGKTVKAGQALATWDPHTRPIITEYAGRVKFENVEEGVTVAKQIDDVTGLSSLVVIDPKQRAGQTKGLRPQVKLLDANGVEVKLAGSDQSVNVTFQIGCIITVKDGQEVGVGEVLARVPQESSKTRDITGGLPRVAELFEARSPKDAGMLAEVTGTVSFGKDTKGKQRLVITDLDGISNEYLIPKDKHVTAHDGQVVTKGETIVDGPADPQDILRLQGRESLARYIIDEVQDVYRLQGVKINDKHIEVIVRQMLRRVRVTDAGDTSFILGEQVERADLLAENEVVIAQDKRPALFEYVLLGITKASLSTDSFISAASFQETTRVLTEAAILGKRDDLRGLKENVIVGRLIPAGTGLAYHEARKRAAVAGGVPQNEAPAVEVVEAEEVAVNVTTEVSSEIDAQ, encoded by the coding sequence ATGAAAGCTCTATTAGACTTATTCAAACAGGTAACGCAAGAAGAAGAATTTGATGCAATTAAGATTGCGTTAGCTTCACCTGAAAAAATCCGTTCATGGTCCTATGGCGAAGTGAAAAAGCCAGAAACCATTAACTACCGTACTTTCAAGCCTGAGCGTGATGGCTTGTTCTGCGCAAAAATCTTTGGCCCTATCAAAGATTACGAGTGCTTATGCGGTAAATACAAACGCTTAAAACACCGTGGTGTGATTTGTGAAAAATGTGGCGTAGAAGTAACGCTATCAAAAGTACGTCGTGAGCGTATGGGTCATATTGACCTAGCTTCACCAGTAGCGCATATCTGGTTCTTGAAATCACTACCAAGCCGTTTAGGTATGGTATTAGATATCGCTTTGCGTGATATCGAGCGCGTGTTGTACTTTGAAGCATTCATCGTAGTTGACCCAGGCATGACACCGCTTACACGCGGTCAGTTATTGACTGAAGACGACTACTTGGCAAAAGTAGAAGAGTACGGTGATGAGTTCAATGCCGTTATGGGTGCTGAAGCGGTTCGTGAATTATTACGCACGATGGACATCGAGCGTGAAATCACTACGCTACGTCAAGACCTAGGCGCAACTGGTTCAGAAGCTAAAATCAAGAAAATCGCTAAACGCTTGAAAGTGTTAGAAGCGTTTCAAAAATCTGGCATTAAACCAGAGTGGATGATTCTTGAAATCTTACCAGTGTTGCCACCAGAGCTACGTCCATTGGTACCATTGGATGGCGGCCGTTTCGCGACTTCTGACTTGAACGATTTATATCGTCGCGTAATTAACCGTAACAACCGCTTGAAGCGCTTGTTAGAGTTGAAAGCACCAGAAATTATCGTACGTAACGAAAAACGTATGTTGCAAGAAGCAGTGGACTCATTATTAGACAACGGCCGTCGCGGTAAAGTGATGACTGGCGCTAACAAACGTCCATTGAAATCATTGGCTGACATGATCAAGGGTAAAGGCGGTCGTTTCCGTCAAAACTTGCTTGGTAAGCGTGTGGACTACTCAGGTCGTTCAGTCATTGTGGTTGGTCCACAATTGAAACTGCATCAATGCGGTCTGCCTAAGAAAATGGCGTTGGAATTGTTCAAACCATTCATCTTCCACAAACTGGAAGTATTGGGCTTAGCAACCACCATTAAAGCAGCGAAGAAAAAGGTAGAGGAAGAAGGACCAGAAGTATGGGATATCCTCGAGGACGTGATCCGCGAGCATCCAGTACTGTTGAACCGTGCGCCTACACTTCACCGTCTAGGTATTCAAGCGTTTGAGCCTATCTTGATTGAAGGTAAAGCGATCCAATTGCACCCGTTAGTTTGTGCGGCATTCAACGCCGACTTTGACGGTGACCAAATGGCGGTTCACGTTCCATTGAGCTTAGAAGCACAAATGGAAGCACGTACCTTGATGTTGGCTTCAAACAACGTACTATCACCAGCTAACGGTGAGCCTATCATCGTGCCTTCACAGGATATCGTGTTGGGTCTGTACTACATGACACGTGAAAAAGTTAATGCACGCGGTACTGGCATGCGCTTCTCAGACGTGAAAGAAGTACAACGTGTGTTTGATCAAGGCTTAATTGATTTACATGCAAAAGTAACTGTACGTATCAAAGAATACGATTTGGATTTAGACGGCGTTAAAACCGAGAAAACCACACGTTACGAAACTACTGTAGGTCGTGCATTGCTGTCAGATATCTTGCCAGCAGGCTTGCCGTTCAGCCACATTGATAAAGCGCTGAAAAAGAAAGAGCTGTCAAAACTGATCAATGCTTCATTCCGTAAAGTGGGTATCCGCGAAACAGTTATTTTCGCTGACCAATTGAAAAATACTGGTTACTCATACGCGACTAAAGCTGGTATTTCTATCAGCATTAACGATATGTTAGTGCCGTTGGAAAAAGAGCAATTAATTGCTGCTGCTGATGCAGAAGTGAAAGAAATCGAAGACCAATACGTTTCTGGTTTAGTGACACAAGGTGAGCGCTACAACAAGGTAGTGGATATCTGGGGTCGTGCCGGTGATAAAGTTGCTGACGCGATGATGAAGCAATTGAAAGAAGAAGATGTATTGGATGCCGATGGCAACCAATTAAAAGACGCTAACGGTAAAGTAGTGCGTCAAGAGTCTTTCAATGCTATTTACATGATGGCCGACTCAGGCGCGCGTGGTTCTGCAGCGCAGGTACGTCAGCTAGCTGGTATGCGTGGTCTGATGGCGAAACCGGACGGTTCTATTATTGAAACGCCGATTAAAGCTAACTTCCGTGACGGTCTTAACGTGTTGCAATACTTTATTTCAACCCACGGTGCACGTAAGGGTCTAGCTGATACCGCGTTGAAAACCGCTAACTCAGGTTACCTGACACGTCGTCTGGTTGACGTAACGCAAGACTTGGTAGTGACCGAGCATGATTGCGGTACTAGCGAAGGTTTAGTCACTAAGGCGCTGGTAAAAGGCGGTGAAGTTGTAGAGCCATTGCATGACCGTATCTTGGGTCGTACCACAGCGTTGGATATCATCAATCCAGAAACACAAACAGTGGTGTACCCAGCAGGTACCTTGTTGACAGAAGATGAAGTTGAGCATATCGATGCCTTGGGTATTGATGAAGTGAAAGTGCGTACTGCGCTGACTTGCGATACACGCTACGGTATTTGTGCGAAATGTTACGGCCGTGACTTAGGTCGTGGCAAACTGATTAGTATGGGCGAGTCAGTTGGTGTGATTGCTGCGCAATCTATCGGTGAGCCAGGTACACAGTTGACCATGCGTACGTTCCACATCGGTGGTGCGGTATCACGTGCGGCTTCAGTAAGCCAAGTTGAAAGTAAATCAAACGGTGTAATCAGCTTCACATCGACAATGCGTTATGTAACCAACGCACGTAACGAGCAAGTAGTGATTTCACGTAATGGTGAAGTAATTATTGCCGATGAAAACGGTCGTGAACGTGAGCGTCATAAAGTGCCATACGGCGCTACTTTGCAAACAGCTGACGGTAAGACAGTTAAAGCTGGTCAAGCGCTTGCAACATGGGATCCACATACTCGTCCGATTATTACCGAGTACGCGGGTCGCGTGAAGTTCGAAAACGTTGAAGAAGGTGTAACGGTAGCTAAACAAATTGATGACGTGACTGGTTTGTCATCATTGGTGGTTATCGATCCTAAACAACGTGCCGGTCAAACTAAAGGCCTGCGTCCACAAGTTAAATTGTTAGATGCAAATGGCGTTGAAGTGAAACTAGCTGGCAGTGATCAGTCAGTAAACGTAACGTTCCAAATCGGTTGTATTATTACCGTGAAAGATGGTCAAGAAGTGGGTGTGGGTGAAGTGTTAGCTCGCGTACCACAAGAGTCATCTAAAACACGTGATATTACCGGGGGTCTGCCGCGCGTTGCTGAGTTGTTCGAAGCACGTTCACCAAAAGATGCAGGTATGTTGGCTGAAGTAACTGGTACCGTTTCATTCGGTAAAGATACTAAAGGTAAACAACGTTTGGTGATTACAGATTTGGACGGTATTTCAAACGAATACTTGATTCCAAAAGACAAGCACGTGACTGCGCATGATGGTCAAGTGGTAACTAAAGGTGAGACTATTGTTGACGGCCCAGCTGATCCACAAGACATCTTACGTTTACAAGGTCGCGAATCATTGGCTCGTTACATCATTGACGAAGTGCAAGACGTTTACCGTCTGCAAGGCGTTAAGATCAATGACAAGCACATTGAAGTGATCGTACGTCAAATGTTGCGTCGTGTACGTGTGACGGATGCAGGTGATACCAGCTTTATCTTAGGTGAGCAGGTTGAGCGTGCTGATTTGTTGGCTGAAAATGAAGTGGTGATTGCGCAAGACAAACGTCCTGCACTGTTTGAATATGTGTTGCTTGGTATTACTAAAGCTTCATTATCAACAGACTCATTCATCTCAGCTGCGTCATTCCAAGAAACAACACGCGTATTGACCGAAGCTGCAATCTTGGGCAAACGTGATGACTTACGTGGTCTGAAAGAAAACGTTATTGTTGGTCGCTTGATTCCAGCTGGTACTGGTTTGGCATATCACGAAGCGCGTAAGCGTGCAGCGGTTGCCGGCGGTGTGCCACAAAATGAAGCGCCAGCAGTAGAAGTAGTTGAAGCAGAAGAAGTAGCAGTAAATGTAACAACCGAAGTAAGTAGTGAAATAGATGCACAATAG
- the rpsL gene encoding 30S ribosomal protein S12, with amino-acid sequence MPTINQLVRKPRVKVVTKSKVPALEACPQKRGVCTRVYTTTPKKPNSALRKVAKVRLTNGYEVISYIGGEGHNLQEHSVVLLRGGRVKDLPGVRYHMVRGSLDTAGVKDRKQSRSKYGAKRPKEAKAK; translated from the coding sequence ATGCCAACCATCAATCAGTTAGTACGTAAGCCACGCGTTAAAGTGGTTACAAAGAGCAAAGTGCCAGCACTTGAAGCTTGTCCACAAAAACGTGGTGTTTGCACTCGCGTTTATACTACAACACCTAAGAAGCCAAACTCAGCGCTACGTAAAGTTGCTAAAGTGCGTCTAACCAATGGTTACGAAGTAATTAGCTACATCGGCGGTGAAGGCCATAACTTGCAAGAGCATAGCGTAGTGTTACTACGTGGTGGTCGTGTAAAAGACTTGCCAGGTGTGCGTTACCATATGGTGCGCGGTAGCTTGGATACTGCAGGCGTTAAAGATCGTAAACAATCACGTTCTAAATACGGTGCTAAGCGTCCTAAAGAAGCTAAAGCTAAGTAA
- the rpsG gene encoding 30S ribosomal protein S7, with protein sequence MPRRREVPKRNILPDPKFGSTEVSKFVNVLMTGGKKSVAERILYGAFDQVTSKTSKDALEVFTLALNNLRPLVEVKSRRVGGANYQVPVEVRPSRRSALAMRWLRDAARKRGEKSMGLRLAAELVEASEGRGSAMKKREEVHRMAEANKAFSHFRF encoded by the coding sequence ATGCCAAGACGTAGAGAAGTCCCCAAACGTAATATCCTGCCGGATCCAAAATTCGGCAGCACAGAAGTTTCAAAATTTGTAAACGTGCTAATGACAGGTGGTAAAAAATCTGTTGCTGAGCGTATTTTGTACGGTGCATTTGACCAAGTGACTAGTAAAACTAGCAAAGACGCTTTAGAAGTGTTCACTTTAGCGTTAAACAACCTACGCCCGCTAGTTGAGGTTAAGAGCCGTCGCGTTGGTGGTGCTAACTACCAAGTGCCTGTTGAGGTTCGTCCTAGCCGTCGTAGTGCGTTGGCAATGCGTTGGTTGCGTGATGCAGCGCGTAAGCGTGGTGAGAAATCAATGGGCTTGCGTTTAGCGGCTGAGTTGGTTGAGGCTTCTGAAGGCCGTGGTTCAGCTATGAAGAAACGTGAAGAAGTTCACCGTATGGCTGAAGCTAACAAAGCGTTCTCACATTTCCGCTTCTAA
- the fusA gene encoding elongation factor G: protein MARQTPINRYRNIGISAHIDAGKTTTTERILFYTGVNHKIGEVHDGAATMDWMEQEQERGITITSAATTCFWKGMAGQFDQHRINIIDTPGHVDFTIEVERSMRVLDGACMVYCAVGGVQPQSETVWRQANKYKVPRLAFVNKMDRAGANFFKVYDQMRARLKANPVPLQVPIGAEEKFEGVVDLIKMKAIFWDEASQGMKFDYRDIPADLQADCDKWRENMVEAAAEASEELMNKYLEEGDLSEADILLGLRTRTIGSEIVPMMCGSAFKNKGVQAMLDKVIELMPAPTDIPDTKAEDGDGNEIHLKASDDEKFSALAFKIMTDPFVGQLIFFRVYSGVVNAGDTVYNPIKGKKERIGRIVQMHANTREPIEEVRAGDIAAAVGLKEATTGDTLCALGTEIILERMVFPEPVIHVAVEPKTKADQEKMGVALNRLAQEDPSFRVKTDEETNQTIISGMGELHLEILVDRMKREFNVEANVGAPQVAYREAIKKSVEVEGKFVKQSGGKGQYGHVWLKMEPNEAGKGFEFVDQIKGGTVPREFIPAVEKGLRETIPSGILAGFPVVDVKVTLFDGSYHDVDSNENAFKMAASIGFKDGMRKADPILLEPMMAVEVETPEDYMGDVMGDLSSRRGMIQGMEDSPSGKVIRAEVPLAEMFGYSTVVRSLSQGRASYSMEFKHYSEAPRNVADAIINKK, encoded by the coding sequence GTGGCTCGTCAAACCCCTATTAATCGCTATCGTAACATTGGTATCTCTGCTCACATCGATGCAGGTAAAACAACTACGACTGAGCGTATTTTATTTTATACAGGCGTTAATCATAAGATTGGTGAAGTGCATGATGGCGCGGCAACCATGGACTGGATGGAGCAAGAGCAAGAGCGTGGTATTACCATTACTTCTGCTGCTACTACCTGCTTCTGGAAAGGTATGGCTGGTCAGTTTGATCAACATCGCATCAACATTATTGATACCCCAGGCCACGTTGACTTTACAATTGAAGTAGAGCGTTCAATGCGTGTGCTTGACGGTGCATGTATGGTTTACTGTGCGGTAGGTGGTGTGCAGCCACAATCAGAAACTGTATGGCGTCAAGCTAACAAGTACAAAGTGCCACGTCTAGCGTTCGTTAATAAAATGGACCGTGCTGGTGCTAACTTCTTCAAAGTGTACGATCAAATGCGTGCGCGTTTGAAAGCTAACCCTGTGCCTTTGCAAGTGCCTATCGGTGCTGAAGAGAAATTCGAAGGTGTGGTTGACTTGATCAAGATGAAAGCTATCTTCTGGGATGAAGCATCTCAAGGTATGAAGTTTGATTACCGTGATATTCCTGCTGATCTTCAAGCTGATTGCGACAAATGGCGTGAGAACATGGTTGAAGCTGCTGCTGAAGCCAGTGAAGAGTTGATGAATAAATACCTAGAAGAAGGTGATTTGTCAGAAGCGGACATCCTTTTAGGTCTGCGTACACGTACTATTGGTTCAGAGATTGTGCCAATGATGTGCGGTTCAGCATTCAAAAACAAAGGTGTGCAAGCGATGTTGGATAAGGTTATCGAATTGATGCCTGCGCCAACAGATATTCCAGATACTAAAGCTGAAGATGGCGATGGTAATGAAATTCACTTGAAAGCTTCTGATGATGAGAAATTCTCTGCATTAGCGTTCAAGATCATGACAGACCCGTTTGTTGGTCAATTGATTTTCTTCCGCGTGTACTCAGGTGTGGTTAACGCTGGTGATACCGTGTACAACCCAATCAAAGGTAAAAAAGAGCGTATTGGCCGTATCGTGCAGATGCATGCTAATACACGTGAGCCGATTGAAGAGGTTCGTGCTGGCGACATCGCGGCTGCAGTAGGTCTGAAAGAGGCAACAACAGGTGATACATTGTGTGCGTTAGGTACAGAAATTATCCTTGAACGTATGGTGTTCCCAGAGCCAGTAATTCACGTTGCGGTTGAGCCAAAAACTAAAGCTGACCAAGAGAAAATGGGTGTTGCTTTAAATCGGTTAGCACAAGAAGATCCTTCATTCCGTGTTAAAACTGATGAGGAAACTAACCAAACCATTATTTCAGGTATGGGTGAGTTGCACTTGGAGATCTTGGTTGACCGTATGAAACGTGAGTTCAACGTTGAAGCTAACGTTGGTGCGCCACAAGTTGCTTACCGTGAAGCGATTAAGAAATCTGTTGAAGTTGAAGGTAAGTTCGTTAAACAATCAGGTGGTAAAGGTCAGTATGGCCACGTATGGTTGAAAATGGAACCGAATGAAGCTGGTAAAGGCTTTGAGTTCGTTGACCAAATTAAAGGTGGTACTGTGCCGCGTGAATTCATTCCTGCGGTTGAAAAAGGTCTGCGTGAAACCATTCCTTCAGGTATCTTGGCTGGCTTCCCAGTGGTTGACGTTAAAGTGACTCTGTTTGATGGTTCATACCATGATGTTGACTCGAACGAGAACGCATTTAAGATGGCAGCATCTATCGGCTTTAAAGATGGTATGCGTAAAGCTGACCCAATCTTGCTTGAGCCTATGATGGCAGTTGAGGTTGAAACCCCAGAAGATTACATGGGTGACGTAATGGGTGACTTGTCTTCACGCCGCGGTATGATTCAAGGTATGGAAGATAGCCCATCTGGTAAAGTAATCCGTGCAGAAGTGCCATTGGCAGAGATGTTTGGTTACTCAACTGTTGTGCGTTCATTGTCACAAGGTCGCGCTAGCTACAGCATGGAATTCAAGCACTACTCAGAAGCTCCAAGAAACGTGGCTGACGCAATTATTAACAAAAAATAA
- the rpsJ gene encoding 30S ribosomal protein S10, giving the protein MTNQKIRIRLKAFDYRLIDQSAQEIVETAKRTGAVVKGPVPLPTRIERFDILRSPHVNKTSRDQFEIRTHQRLMDIVDPTDKTVDALMKLDLPAGVDVEIKL; this is encoded by the coding sequence ATGACAAACCAAAAAATCCGTATCCGTCTTAAAGCATTTGATTATCGTTTGATTGATCAATCAGCTCAAGAAATCGTAGAAACTGCCAAGCGTACCGGCGCTGTTGTTAAGGGTCCAGTACCATTACCAACACGTATCGAGCGTTTTGATATTCTGCGCTCACCACACGTAAATAAAACTTCACGTGACCAATTCGAAATCCGTACCCATCAACGTTTAATGGACATCGTGGATCCTACTGATAAAACAGTGGATGCATTAATGAAATTAGATTTGCCTGCTGGTGTGGATGTTGAAATTAAGTTGTAA
- the rplC gene encoding 50S ribosomal protein L3, which produces MSLGLIGRKVGMTRVFTEDGASVPVTVLEVVPNRVTQIKTTASDGYTGLQVAYGTRRASRINKALTGHYAKSGSAAGAGIHEFSVGDDVLANYTPGANITVDIFQAGQKVDVTGTSLGKGFAGAIKRHHFSSNRASHGNSRSHNVPGSIGMAQDPGRVFPGKRMPGHLGAVKVTTQNLEIVRVDVERNLLLIKGAIPGSKGGDVVVRPAIKVKGVK; this is translated from the coding sequence ATGAGCTTAGGGCTTATTGGTCGCAAAGTGGGTATGACCCGCGTGTTTACTGAGGATGGCGCAAGCGTTCCAGTAACCGTGTTGGAAGTTGTACCTAACCGCGTGACACAGATCAAGACGACCGCAAGCGATGGCTACACTGGCCTTCAAGTAGCTTACGGCACACGTCGTGCCAGCCGTATCAACAAAGCATTGACTGGGCATTATGCTAAGTCAGGTTCTGCTGCAGGTGCTGGTATTCATGAATTCTCAGTCGGTGACGACGTTTTAGCTAATTACACGCCTGGTGCAAATATCACTGTTGATATTTTTCAAGCGGGTCAAAAAGTTGACGTTACTGGCACATCTTTAGGTAAAGGCTTTGCTGGCGCAATTAAACGCCATCACTTTAGCTCTAACCGCGCATCTCACGGTAACTCACGTTCACATAACGTACCTGGTTCTATCGGTATGGCGCAAGATCCTGGTCGCGTTTTCCCAGGTAAGCGTATGCCTGGTCACTTGGGTGCAGTTAAAGTAACTACACAGAACTTAGAAATCGTTCGTGTAGACGTTGAGCGCAACCTATTGTTGATTAAAGGTGCTATCCCTGGCTCTAAAGGTGGCGACGTTGTAGTACGTCCAGCCATTAAAGTGAAAGGGGTTAAATAA
- the rplD gene encoding 50S ribosomal protein L4, producing the protein MELKLIDKNGKPAKKGVTVSEGTFGREFNEALVHQVVVGYMANARTATRAQKGRDTVAHTTHKPYAQKGTGNARSGMSSSPIWRGGGRAFPNSPNENFSHKVNRKAYRAGMQTILSELVRQDRLSVVEEFSVDTPKTKALAEKVKGMGYAGGVLVLTDSFNENLYLSSRNLTNVMVVEAQFADPVSLVRFPNVVATEGAVKKLEEMLA; encoded by the coding sequence ATGGAACTTAAGTTAATAGATAAAAATGGTAAGCCAGCTAAAAAAGGCGTGACTGTATCTGAAGGTACATTTGGTCGCGAATTTAATGAAGCTTTGGTGCACCAAGTTGTTGTTGGTTACATGGCAAATGCCCGTACTGCTACACGTGCTCAAAAGGGCCGTGACACAGTTGCGCATACGACCCATAAACCTTACGCGCAAAAAGGTACTGGTAACGCTCGTTCAGGTATGAGCTCAAGCCCTATCTGGCGTGGAGGTGGTCGTGCATTCCCTAACTCACCTAATGAAAACTTCAGCCATAAGGTTAACCGTAAGGCTTACCGTGCTGGTATGCAAACTATCTTGTCAGAATTAGTTCGTCAAGACCGTTTAAGCGTAGTTGAAGAGTTTTCTGTTGATACGCCTAAAACTAAGGCGTTGGCAGAGAAAGTCAAGGGTATGGGTTATGCAGGTGGCGTGTTAGTGCTAACTGATAGCTTTAACGAGAACTTATATTTATCTTCACGTAACTTAACTAACGTAATGGTGGTTGAAGCGCAATTTGCTGACCCAGTTAGTTTGGTACGTTTCCCTAATGTAGTTGCTACTGAGGGTGCAGTGAAGAAGCTTGAGGAGATGTTAGCATGA
- the rplW gene encoding 50S ribosomal protein L23 — protein sequence MMNAITKTQDRLLQVILAPQITEKATYIADKHQQIAFKVRTDATKPEIKAAVELVFNVEVASVAVINVGGKTKRAGKNLGKRKDWKKAYVSLKPGQEINFAAGE from the coding sequence ATGATGAACGCTATTACTAAAACTCAAGATCGTTTGTTACAAGTAATTTTAGCTCCGCAAATTACTGAAAAAGCAACTTACATTGCTGACAAACATCAGCAAATCGCATTCAAAGTGCGTACTGATGCTACTAAACCAGAAATCAAAGCAGCTGTTGAGCTTGTTTTTAATGTTGAAGTGGCTAGTGTTGCTGTAATTAATGTTGGCGGCAAAACTAAACGCGCTGGCAAAAATTTAGGCAAGCGTAAAGACTGGAAAAAAGCTTATGTTAGCTTGAAGCCAGGCCAAGAAATTAACTTCGCAGCGGGCGAATAA
- the rplB gene encoding 50S ribosomal protein L2, translating to MALVKVKPTSPGRRGVLKVVTPDLYKGKPHAPLLESQSKNAGRNNNGHITTRHQGGGHKQHYRLIDFRRNKDGIPAKVEHIEYDPNRTAHIALLCYADGERRYIIAPRGIAAGAQLISGSDAPIKVGNAMPLRNIPVGSTIHCIELQPGKGAQLARSAGTSVQLLAREGSYAQLRLRSGEVRRVHVDCKATLGEVGNEEHSLRSIGKAGAMRWRGVRPTVRGVVMNPVDHPHGGGEGKTAAGMNPVSPWGVKTKGYRTRSSKRTDNMRVSRRPRNVR from the coding sequence ATGGCATTAGTTAAAGTCAAACCAACTTCCCCCGGCCGTCGTGGTGTACTAAAGGTGGTAACACCTGATTTGTACAAGGGTAAACCTCACGCACCGCTGTTGGAAAGTCAAAGCAAAAACGCTGGCCGTAATAACAACGGTCACATTACTACACGTCACCAAGGTGGTGGTCATAAGCAACATTATCGCTTGATCGATTTCCGTCGTAATAAAGATGGTATCCCAGCGAAAGTTGAGCATATTGAATACGATCCAAACCGCACTGCGCACATCGCTTTGTTGTGCTACGCAGACGGTGAACGTCGTTACATCATTGCTCCACGCGGTATCGCTGCTGGTGCACAATTGATCAGTGGTTCAGATGCGCCTATTAAAGTAGGTAATGCAATGCCATTGCGCAATATCCCGGTTGGTAGCACGATCCATTGTATCGAGTTGCAACCAGGTAAAGGTGCTCAGTTGGCGCGTTCAGCAGGTACTTCTGTGCAATTGCTTGCACGTGAAGGCAGCTACGCTCAATTACGTTTGCGTTCAGGCGAAGTTCGTCGCGTACACGTTGACTGCAAAGCAACTTTAGGTGAAGTGGGTAATGAAGAGCATTCACTACGTTCAATTGGTAAAGCTGGTGCGATGCGCTGGCGTGGTGTTCGCCCAACCGTTCGCGGTGTGGTGATGAACCCGGTTGATCACCCTCACGGTGGTGGTGAAGGTAAAACAGCTGCTGGTATGAATCCAGTGAGCCCATGGGGTGTTAAAACTAAGGGTTACCGTACACGTAGTAGCAAACGTACGGATAATATGCGCGTTAGTCGTCGTCCAAGGAATGTAAGGTAA
- the rpsS gene encoding 30S ribosomal protein S19 produces the protein MARSLKKGPFIDGHLAKKVEVAAATRDRKPIKTWSRRSTIFPDFIGLTIAIHNGKQHIPVLISENMVGHKLGEFALTRTFKGHAADKKAKK, from the coding sequence ATGGCACGTTCACTTAAAAAAGGTCCATTTATTGATGGTCATTTGGCGAAAAAAGTAGAAGTTGCTGCGGCAACTCGCGATCGTAAACCAATTAAAACTTGGTCACGTCGCTCTACGATTTTCCCAGATTTTATCGGTCTTACTATTGCGATTCACAATGGTAAACAACACATTCCAGTGTTGATTTCTGAAAACATGGTTGGTCACAAGCTTGGTGAGTTTGCGTTAACACGTACATTCAAAGGGCATGCAGCTGACAAGAAAGCTAAGAAGTAG
- the rplV gene encoding 50S ribosomal protein L22 translates to MQVSAILKGVHLSPQKARLVADLVRGKKVDHALNILNFTPKKGAEIIKKVVESAIANAEHNNGADIDELKVTSIYVDKGIVLKRIRPRAKGRAGRITKPTCHIHVTVGN, encoded by the coding sequence ATGCAAGTATCTGCAATATTAAAAGGTGTGCATCTTTCTCCGCAAAAAGCTAGATTGGTTGCTGACCTTGTTCGTGGCAAAAAAGTTGATCACGCACTTAACATCTTGAACTTCACACCTAAAAAAGGTGCTGAGATCATCAAGAAAGTTGTTGAGTCTGCGATCGCTAACGCTGAACATAACAATGGGGCTGATATCGACGAATTGAAAGTTACTTCAATTTATGTTGATAAAGGCATTGTGTTGAAACGTATTCGCCCACGTGCAAAAGGTCGCGCTGGTCGTATTACTAAACCAACCTGTCACATTCATGTGACTGTCGGTAACTAA